One window of the Petroclostridium xylanilyticum genome contains the following:
- a CDS encoding spore germination protein, whose amino-acid sequence MVKIIKKNKNGNNNENNQEQQLPPEERVTPEFSKNFEENFNKFKAYLQDSDDIVFRQFVSAVGNIKCGVIFIDGMVSKDWVQRHVILPLILEAGQVESDKQKEINKENAAKIMLEHIVSAAEVKEAEDLDKAMLPLMSGETILVIDGYDKVIVIGTRQWEARGVQEPSTESVVRGPKDGFTETIRFNTVLLRRRVRDPNMVIKNLTVGRRSKTNVVISYIKGIANPDLVAQVEKRIKEIDIDDITESGEIEQFIEDNSLSPFPQIQNTERPDKAASAMTEGRVVVLVDGTPFALIAPSSLYQFFQSPEDFYERWIIGTLLRTLRWIGSFVATFAPALYIAIVSYHPGMLPTSLMLSVAATREPVPFPAFIEALLMEITLELLREAGARLPKAIGQTIGIVGGIIMGDAAVRAGITSPFMVIIVAVTAIASFIIPSYNVAIAFRIIRFPIMLLAAVLGLYGLILGFILINIHMVLLKSFGTNYISPVAPVQIRDWKDVFGRMPLQLMRRRPEYINPIDIDRYEQDSIKEM is encoded by the coding sequence ATGGTAAAAATCATTAAGAAAAACAAAAATGGAAATAATAATGAAAATAATCAAGAGCAACAGCTGCCTCCTGAAGAGAGGGTAACACCGGAATTTTCAAAAAATTTTGAAGAAAATTTTAATAAGTTTAAGGCTTATTTACAAGATAGTGACGATATTGTATTCCGCCAGTTTGTTTCGGCAGTGGGGAATATTAAGTGCGGCGTGATTTTTATTGACGGAATGGTAAGTAAGGATTGGGTGCAGAGGCACGTGATCCTACCCCTTATTTTAGAGGCAGGGCAGGTTGAAAGTGACAAACAAAAGGAAATTAATAAGGAGAACGCAGCTAAAATAATGCTGGAGCATATTGTTTCAGCAGCTGAAGTCAAGGAAGCGGAAGACCTTGATAAAGCAATGTTACCTCTTATGTCAGGGGAGACCATTTTAGTTATTGATGGATATGATAAGGTGATCGTAATTGGCACCCGGCAGTGGGAAGCCAGAGGAGTACAGGAACCTTCTACCGAATCGGTGGTGAGAGGCCCCAAGGATGGTTTTACAGAGACTATACGTTTTAATACTGTATTGCTGCGAAGAAGAGTACGCGACCCCAATATGGTAATAAAGAATTTAACGGTGGGGAGACGTTCTAAAACCAATGTGGTGATCAGCTATATAAAGGGTATTGCAAATCCTGACTTGGTAGCACAAGTGGAAAAAAGAATTAAAGAGATTGACATAGATGATATAACTGAATCAGGAGAGATTGAGCAATTCATTGAGGATAACAGTTTAAGCCCATTTCCTCAAATACAGAATACTGAACGCCCGGATAAAGCTGCATCCGCCATGACAGAGGGGCGTGTAGTAGTACTGGTAGACGGTACTCCCTTTGCACTGATTGCTCCGAGCAGCCTGTATCAGTTTTTTCAAAGCCCGGAAGATTTTTATGAACGGTGGATTATTGGTACGTTGCTAAGGACACTAAGATGGATAGGATCTTTTGTAGCCACCTTTGCACCGGCTTTGTATATAGCAATTGTATCCTACCATCCGGGAATGCTGCCCACGTCCCTGATGTTGTCGGTGGCTGCCACCCGTGAACCGGTTCCCTTTCCTGCTTTTATAGAAGCACTATTAATGGAGATAACGTTAGAATTATTGAGGGAAGCAGGAGCAAGGCTGCCCAAGGCCATAGGACAAACAATAGGAATCGTAGGCGGTATTATTATGGGCGATGCTGCGGTCAGAGCGGGAATTACCAGCCCGTTCATGGTGATTATTGTAGCGGTTACCGCCATAGCTTCCTTTATTATCCCTTCCTATAATGTGGCAATTGCCTTTCGGATTATCCGGTTTCCAATCATGCTGTTAGCAGCTGTTTTAGGATTATATGGATTGATTTTGGGATTTATACTTATCAATATTCATATGGTACTGCTAAAAAGTTTTGGCACCAATTATATATCGCCTGTTGCACCTGTTCAGATTAGGGACTGGAAGGACGTTTTTGGTCGTATGCCTCTTCAACTAATGAGGAGACGTCCTGAGTATATTAATCCTATAGATATCGATAGGTATGAACAGGACTCTATAAAGGAGATGTGA
- a CDS encoding Ger(x)C family spore germination protein, with protein MRKCRIMRDGEKKVTRRNLIKQIIKLGLMLVICFQVVFLTGCWDMVELEERAFVLGIGLDKGEKEGEITLTYQFALPSAMFGEGGGKGEKKVWNLATSSSTVIGAHKELLTRLNRVINLEHTRVLLIGEELAREGISKHMDFFFRDINMRRRTDVLVAQDKAQDFFNIMPPTANSTSDYLADIISQNEKRTGHISSKADMVEMTKNLRRGTDFILAKVARGEKDIVMSGAGVFRKDKLIGVLGAEEVMATRWLKSDISKGTITLKNIDGAKDENVFEISEGRTKVKPRIQGEDVNFDVSIRVEGDIAEMKVLNFKRTVTGDFINMFEKAIEEEIGKRCNEIMDKAQREFETDFLDFGHLVKDYNFRWMKQHEDQWRDIFKKSRMNIKVDVNIRRVGLVK; from the coding sequence ATGAGGAAGTGTAGAATCATGAGGGACGGGGAGAAGAAAGTGACGAGAAGAAACTTGATAAAACAAATTATAAAGCTAGGCTTAATGCTGGTGATTTGTTTTCAAGTGGTTTTTTTAACCGGATGCTGGGATATGGTAGAATTGGAGGAAAGGGCTTTTGTACTGGGAATTGGACTGGATAAAGGAGAAAAAGAGGGGGAGATTACGCTTACTTACCAGTTTGCCCTACCTTCTGCCATGTTTGGAGAAGGGGGGGGAAAAGGAGAGAAGAAGGTTTGGAACCTGGCTACCAGTTCTTCAACGGTAATAGGTGCGCACAAAGAATTATTGACAAGGCTTAACAGGGTTATTAATCTCGAACATACGCGTGTTTTGCTGATAGGAGAAGAACTGGCCAGAGAAGGTATCAGCAAGCATATGGATTTTTTTTTCCGGGATATTAATATGAGAAGGAGGACAGATGTACTGGTTGCACAAGATAAGGCACAGGACTTTTTCAATATTATGCCTCCTACGGCCAACAGTACTTCAGATTATCTCGCGGATATCATTTCCCAGAATGAGAAACGTACAGGGCATATTAGTTCTAAGGCAGATATGGTAGAAATGACAAAAAATCTTAGAAGGGGAACCGACTTTATTCTGGCAAAGGTGGCACGTGGGGAAAAAGACATAGTTATGTCAGGGGCGGGAGTTTTCAGAAAGGATAAATTAATTGGAGTACTTGGTGCTGAAGAGGTGATGGCAACAAGATGGCTGAAAAGTGATATATCTAAAGGAACCATTACATTAAAAAATATTGACGGGGCAAAAGATGAAAATGTGTTTGAAATTAGTGAAGGTCGTACCAAGGTTAAGCCACGTATACAGGGGGAAGATGTTAATTTTGATGTTAGTATACGTGTGGAAGGTGATATTGCCGAGATGAAAGTTCTAAATTTTAAACGTACAGTGACAGGCGATTTTATCAATATGTTTGAAAAAGCAATAGAAGAAGAAATTGGAAAACGGTGTAATGAGATTATGGATAAGGCCCAGCGGGAGTTTGAAACAGATTTCTTGGATTTTGGACACCTGGTCAAAGACTATAACTTTCGATGGATGAAGCAGCACGAAGACCAGTGGAGAGATATTTTTAAAAAATCCAGGATGAATATTAAAGTGGATGTAAATATACGAAGAGTAGGTTTGGTGAAATAA
- the leuD gene encoding 3-isopropylmalate dehydratase small subunit, translating to MLAHGKVIKYGDNVDTDVIIPARYLNTSDPAELAKHCMEDLDADFVKKVKAGDIMVAAKNFGCGSSREHAPIAIKASGISCVIAETFARIFYRNAINIGLPILECPEASRDIEDGDEVKVDFDTGEITNITKNKVYKSAPFPEFMQEIIKKNGLIEYIKDNLK from the coding sequence ATGCTGGCACATGGTAAAGTGATCAAATACGGAGATAATGTTGACACCGATGTAATCATTCCTGCAAGATATTTAAACACCTCAGACCCGGCGGAATTGGCGAAACACTGTATGGAGGATCTGGATGCAGACTTTGTGAAAAAAGTAAAAGCCGGTGACATCATGGTTGCCGCCAAAAATTTTGGATGCGGTTCTTCACGGGAACATGCACCTATCGCTATTAAGGCTTCAGGAATATCCTGTGTAATTGCAGAAACCTTTGCAAGAATTTTTTACAGAAATGCAATTAATATCGGATTACCTATTTTAGAGTGCCCTGAAGCCTCAAGAGATATAGAAGACGGTGATGAAGTAAAGGTGGACTTCGATACTGGGGAGATTACAAATATAACCAAGAATAAAGTATATAAAAGTGCCCCATTTCCTGAGTTTATGCAGGAGATTATTAAAAAGAATGGGTTAATTGAATATATTAAAGATAACTTAAAGTAA
- a CDS encoding MTH1187 family thiamine-binding protein, with the protein MPILEISVIPVGTNNASIGDMVTKACQVVKNKGLEYQVTATSTIVEGDFNQLMAVAQEMHSMPFKAGAQRVITNITIDERHDKNDSMDDKVEEVIDRM; encoded by the coding sequence ATGCCCATTTTAGAAATCAGTGTAATTCCTGTAGGAACAAATAATGCGAGTATAGGCGATATGGTTACCAAGGCATGCCAGGTGGTTAAAAACAAAGGTTTGGAATACCAGGTTACAGCAACATCTACCATCGTTGAGGGAGATTTTAACCAACTGATGGCTGTTGCGCAGGAAATGCATTCCATGCCCTTTAAAGCCGGAGCCCAGAGGGTAATTACCAACATCACTATTGACGAAAGACATGATAAGAATGACAGCATGGATGACAAGGTAGAGGAAGTTATAGACCGCATGTAA
- the leuB gene encoding 3-isopropylmalate dehydrogenase yields MTYKIAVIPGDGIGREVTEQAVNVLKAVGEKFGHIFELKEVDAGGCAIDKYGEPLPAKTLEVCKNSDSVLLGAVGGPKWDTLPGSQRPEQALLGLRKGLGLFANLRPAVLHSALKDASPLKPEIIGEGLDVMVVRELTGGIYFGERGRDNDSAFDTEKYSVGEIERIARVAFEIAMKRNKKLVSVDKANILESSRLWREVVTGLAQEYPEVEVSHMYVDNAAMQLVKNPRQFDVIVTSNMFGDILSDEASMITGSIGMLPSASLGTGKLGMYEPVHGSAPDIAGQDKANPIATIVSVAMMLRYSFNLGKEADAIERAVGNVLDKGYRTGDIMSKGMNLVGTREMGELIISEL; encoded by the coding sequence ATGACTTATAAAATAGCCGTAATTCCTGGTGACGGGATTGGCAGGGAAGTAACTGAGCAGGCTGTCAATGTACTAAAGGCTGTAGGAGAAAAATTCGGGCATATATTTGAGTTAAAAGAAGTAGACGCCGGTGGTTGTGCAATTGATAAATATGGAGAACCTTTACCTGCAAAAACATTAGAGGTTTGTAAAAATAGTGACTCGGTATTATTGGGTGCTGTAGGAGGTCCCAAATGGGATACGCTGCCCGGAAGTCAAAGGCCTGAGCAGGCACTGCTGGGTCTTAGAAAAGGACTCGGGCTGTTTGCCAACCTTCGCCCTGCCGTACTGCATAGTGCTTTAAAAGATGCGTCACCTTTAAAACCGGAAATTATTGGAGAAGGCCTGGATGTAATGGTAGTAAGGGAATTGACCGGTGGAATTTATTTTGGTGAAAGAGGTAGGGACAATGATTCGGCTTTTGATACTGAAAAGTATAGTGTTGGAGAGATAGAACGAATTGCACGGGTGGCGTTTGAAATTGCGATGAAAAGAAATAAGAAACTGGTATCGGTAGATAAGGCAAATATCCTGGAGAGTTCGAGATTGTGGCGCGAAGTTGTTACAGGATTGGCCCAGGAATATCCTGAAGTAGAAGTCAGTCATATGTATGTAGATAATGCGGCAATGCAGCTGGTTAAGAATCCAAGGCAATTTGATGTTATTGTAACCAGCAATATGTTTGGCGATATATTATCCGATGAGGCTTCTATGATTACCGGTTCTATCGGTATGCTGCCTTCCGCAAGCCTGGGGACAGGCAAACTGGGAATGTATGAACCGGTACATGGTTCAGCACCCGATATAGCAGGGCAGGACAAAGCCAACCCTATTGCCACCATAGTGTCCGTAGCAATGATGCTGAGGTATTCTTTTAACCTTGGAAAAGAAGCTGATGCAATAGAAAGAGCGGTTGGCAATGTGCTGGACAAAGGCTACAGGACAGGGGATATCATGAGTAAAGGTATGAATTTAGTTGGTACAAGAGAAATGGGAGAATTAATTATTAGCGAACTATAA
- a CDS encoding CLC_0170 family protein, whose translation MIQVALKITSGIVSIYFLLLTVYAGAACILFVSPYIKSGGFKKEAAVAKYGGWAYIFGGIGLYIIVRLLV comes from the coding sequence ATGATTCAAGTGGCTCTTAAAATTACTTCGGGAATTGTGTCAATTTATTTTTTATTGCTGACGGTGTACGCAGGCGCGGCATGTATCCTTTTTGTCAGTCCCTACATTAAAAGCGGAGGCTTTAAAAAAGAAGCAGCAGTAGCAAAGTATGGAGGATGGGCGTATATATTTGGAGGAATTGGGTTGTATATTATAGTTAGGTTACTTGTATAA
- a CDS encoding AraC family transcriptional regulator: MSEAMLPKAWEGLINNGSFLPVIVKTLERIHDPSWSMETNVHDHFEMVYIKRGNAIFQISGQDVHLGPNDIVIIKPYQPHKFIVKSQSGCEFIVLRFKFRNQHDDEYSDISLNDFIEFVKNKESGPFITLKVSRKNDIVYVMNRILREKEKQDLWGDFLSYLLIMELFVLISRALKMEWEESIKNKSLKVKELMQIAKEYMEKNYEKDLTLTDVARYIFLSQSYFAHAFKEEFDISPKSYLLKVRVEKSKELLEKTDLKVSDVALSVGFSSQQRYNDIFKKYVGMTPLKYKKRMKAARMNK; the protein is encoded by the coding sequence ATGTCTGAGGCAATGCTGCCTAAAGCCTGGGAAGGGTTAATTAATAATGGATCATTTTTACCTGTAATCGTAAAAACACTGGAAAGGATTCATGACCCGAGCTGGTCAATGGAAACCAACGTTCATGACCATTTTGAAATGGTTTATATAAAACGGGGAAATGCAATATTTCAAATTTCCGGGCAGGATGTACATTTGGGTCCTAATGATATTGTAATTATTAAGCCGTATCAGCCACACAAGTTTATTGTAAAATCTCAATCAGGCTGTGAATTCATAGTTTTAAGGTTTAAATTTCGCAATCAACATGATGATGAATATTCCGATATATCGCTTAATGACTTTATAGAATTTGTCAAGAATAAGGAAAGCGGTCCTTTTATTACACTTAAGGTGAGCCGAAAAAATGATATTGTGTATGTAATGAACAGAATTTTAAGGGAAAAGGAAAAACAGGATTTATGGGGTGACTTTTTAAGCTATCTTTTAATTATGGAGCTGTTTGTGCTTATTTCCCGTGCACTCAAAATGGAATGGGAAGAAAGTATAAAAAATAAAAGCTTAAAAGTAAAAGAACTGATGCAAATTGCGAAGGAGTACATGGAAAAAAATTATGAAAAGGATTTAACTCTTACTGATGTGGCAAGGTATATATTCTTAAGTCAAAGTTATTTTGCTCATGCTTTTAAAGAAGAATTTGATATAAGCCCTAAGAGTTATTTACTCAAAGTGAGGGTGGAAAAATCAAAGGAATTACTGGAAAAAACAGATTTGAAAGTAAGCGATGTAGCACTTAGTGTAGGGTTTTCAAGCCAGCAAAGATATAATGATATTTTTAAGAAATATGTAGGCATGACCCCGTTAAAGTACAAGAAAAGGATGAAAGCGGCGAGGATGAATAAATAA
- a CDS encoding DUF896 domain-containing protein has protein sequence MLPKDKIDRINALAKKSKTVGLTDAEKVEQQALRQEYLEAFRRDFRKTLDSIEIVDMKH, from the coding sequence ATGTTACCAAAGGATAAGATAGATCGGATTAACGCTTTAGCAAAAAAATCAAAAACTGTTGGGCTTACTGATGCAGAAAAAGTCGAACAGCAGGCATTAAGACAGGAATATTTGGAAGCTTTTCGAAGAGACTTTAGAAAAACTTTAGATTCTATTGAAATTGTGGATATGAAACATTAA
- a CDS encoding geranylgeranyl reductase family protein has protein sequence MNDSIYDVIVIGAGPAGSTAARLAAEKGLKVLLIDKEKFPREKVCGGYLSYKTLGLLKGRLPESIIEHRIYGARLYDGQYRWNEKLTSHLLGVTIQRSNFDYFLVQQALQAGALFAAPYKALNIAKVEGKQIVNVYTSDQIFCAKKIIVADGVNNSIARRTGVVKKWEKWQKGFTLAATIKYKQELPLQVEQYVELYCIPFLGGFGWAFPIKNGYNIGIGCWACCSVKLKQYFSSFVAGVLRIKNISRKTMQPIQPRGSYIPAGGFRRCLGEQDIIFTGDSGGFVDPFSGEGIYYAIRSGEIAAEEVVKSLQIKDYLLDKLYTQRCKQEFYHDFHYSMLLTLLNGTKKSIHADTPKAKKMLDDIIYIMQEPHAYRNILRSRLIPSTIHKMHV, from the coding sequence ATGAACGATAGTATATATGATGTGATAGTAATCGGTGCCGGGCCGGCTGGCAGTACGGCTGCAAGACTTGCAGCAGAGAAGGGGCTTAAGGTTTTATTGATAGATAAAGAAAAGTTTCCGCGGGAGAAAGTATGCGGGGGGTATTTATCTTATAAGACACTTGGATTGTTAAAAGGAAGATTGCCTGAAAGTATTATTGAGCACCGAATTTATGGTGCAAGATTGTATGATGGACAATATAGATGGAATGAAAAACTCACTTCCCATTTACTAGGCGTGACAATACAGCGGTCCAATTTCGACTATTTCCTTGTTCAGCAGGCTTTGCAGGCGGGAGCACTGTTTGCTGCCCCTTATAAAGCACTGAACATTGCTAAAGTGGAAGGTAAACAAATAGTGAATGTATATACTAGTGATCAGATTTTTTGTGCAAAAAAAATAATAGTAGCTGATGGAGTCAATAACTCTATAGCGAGAAGGACTGGAGTCGTAAAAAAATGGGAAAAATGGCAGAAGGGCTTTACACTTGCTGCAACTATAAAATATAAACAAGAACTGCCGCTGCAAGTTGAACAATATGTTGAACTATATTGTATACCTTTTTTAGGAGGGTTCGGATGGGCTTTCCCTATAAAGAACGGCTATAATATCGGGATAGGGTGTTGGGCGTGCTGCTCGGTAAAGCTTAAGCAGTATTTTTCTTCTTTCGTAGCTGGAGTATTAAGAATAAAAAATATTTCCCGGAAAACTATGCAACCTATACAACCCAGAGGGAGCTATATACCTGCGGGAGGCTTTCGCAGATGTCTCGGTGAACAGGATATTATTTTTACCGGAGATAGTGGAGGATTTGTAGACCCCTTTTCCGGGGAAGGGATTTATTATGCCATTAGAAGCGGTGAAATAGCTGCAGAGGAAGTGGTAAAAAGCCTTCAAATAAAAGATTATCTTCTTGATAAACTTTATACCCAAAGATGCAAACAGGAATTTTATCACGATTTTCATTATTCCATGCTTCTTACTCTTCTAAACGGTACAAAGAAATCAATCCATGCAGATACACCAAAGGCAAAGAAAATGCTAGATGACATTATATATATTATGCAGGAACCTCATGCGTATAGAAATATTCTCCGGTCTCGTTTGATACCATCCACAATTCACAAAATGCATGTATAA
- the leuC gene encoding 3-isopropylmalate dehydratase large subunit: MGMTMTQKILADHAGLDKVVPGQLIKAKLDLVLGNDVTTPVAVKEFEKIGVDKVFDVNKIAIVPDHFTPNKDIKSAEQCKYIREFARKMKIMNYFEIGQMGIEHALIPEKGLVVPGDVVIGADSHTCTYGALGAFSTGIGSTDMAAGMATGEAWFKVPEAIKFELKGKLNKWVSGKDVILHIIGMIGVDGALYKSMEFVGEGVKELSMDDRFAMANMAIEAGAKNGIFEVDDKTLAYVKEHSTKEYKIYKADEDAEYSETYIIDLGQIKPTVAFPHLPENTRTIDEVGEVTIDQVVIGSCTNGRIEDLRVAASILKGKKVHPHVRTIIFPATQKIYLQAMEEGLLKIFIEAGAVVSTPTCGPCLGGHMGILAKGERAVATTNRNFVGRMGHPESEVYLSSPAVAAASAVAGKIVSPEEVM, translated from the coding sequence ATGGGCATGACAATGACGCAAAAGATTTTGGCAGATCATGCGGGATTGGATAAAGTTGTTCCAGGCCAGTTAATAAAAGCTAAATTGGATTTGGTACTGGGAAATGATGTTACTACGCCGGTAGCAGTAAAGGAGTTTGAAAAAATTGGCGTAGACAAAGTATTTGATGTAAATAAAATTGCAATTGTTCCTGATCACTTTACTCCTAATAAGGATATCAAATCGGCAGAACAATGCAAATATATCCGTGAATTTGCAAGAAAGATGAAAATTATGAATTATTTCGAAATAGGACAGATGGGCATTGAGCACGCCCTTATCCCTGAAAAAGGACTGGTAGTTCCAGGAGATGTTGTAATAGGAGCGGATTCTCATACCTGCACTTATGGAGCCTTAGGCGCATTTTCTACAGGAATAGGCAGTACTGACATGGCAGCCGGAATGGCAACGGGAGAAGCCTGGTTCAAGGTACCTGAAGCTATTAAGTTTGAGCTGAAGGGTAAGTTAAACAAATGGGTGAGCGGTAAAGATGTAATCCTTCATATTATTGGGATGATAGGAGTGGATGGTGCTCTTTATAAATCCATGGAATTTGTAGGCGAAGGAGTAAAGGAGCTGTCCATGGATGACCGTTTTGCCATGGCTAACATGGCGATTGAGGCGGGGGCCAAAAATGGAATATTTGAAGTGGATGATAAGACCCTGGCCTATGTAAAAGAGCACTCTACAAAAGAATACAAGATTTATAAAGCTGATGAGGACGCAGAGTATAGCGAAACTTACATTATTGATCTGGGACAAATCAAACCGACTGTTGCATTTCCGCATCTTCCTGAGAATACGAGAACCATTGATGAGGTTGGAGAAGTTACAATTGACCAGGTTGTCATAGGATCATGTACGAATGGCAGAATAGAAGACTTAAGAGTTGCGGCAAGCATTCTGAAAGGGAAAAAAGTCCATCCCCATGTCAGAACGATCATTTTCCCTGCAACACAGAAAATCTATCTTCAAGCGATGGAAGAAGGACTGCTAAAAATATTTATTGAAGCGGGAGCCGTTGTGAGTACCCCTACCTGCGGACCATGTCTCGGTGGACACATGGGAATTCTGGCAAAAGGGGAAAGGGCGGTTGCAACCACCAATAGAAACTTTGTGGGCAGAATGGGACACCCTGAGAGCGAAGTATATCTATCCAGTCCGGCAGTTGCGGCAGCTTCTGCGGTTGCAGGCAAAATTGTTTCACCAGAGGAGGTAATGTAA
- a CDS encoding GerAB/ArcD/ProY family transporter — MSRNSDMLSGLQITILVASAIIGTGIMTLPRQVAAQAESGSVLVTIVAGIGALILTFIIAYLGSRFPRQTVIQYSNSLLGTIVSKIINIILTIHFIVLTAVIFRNFADIVKVFLLENTPLEVIMVSMLVLTVYLVQNGINPIARICEAFFPIVIISISILFLLSLQNLDIKELYSFWQIDLFDLVKAVPVTLLSYLGFEVLLFAGAFMAEPQKTIKYGIIGISIPVLLYVATVAICIGVFSIDVLKYLMYPTLEMAKSIIFPGAFAERVDVFFAIFWILAVFTTVSIYYYLAAYNVTKLIGLKNYRPFCYMLLPIIYFISLVPQNIYQSSLFSIWASYFGGVVIAFISGLLLIAALIRKKGGTKNEEV; from the coding sequence ATGAGTAGAAACAGTGATATGCTAAGCGGATTACAGATAACCATTTTGGTTGCTTCAGCAATTATAGGTACGGGAATTATGACACTTCCTCGGCAGGTTGCCGCCCAAGCAGAATCAGGAAGTGTACTAGTAACTATAGTTGCAGGAATTGGTGCTTTAATACTTACATTTATAATCGCTTATCTTGGTAGCAGATTTCCACGCCAGACAGTAATACAGTATAGTAACAGTCTATTAGGCACCATTGTCTCCAAAATTATCAATATCATTTTAACTATACATTTTATTGTTTTAACAGCGGTAATTTTTAGAAATTTTGCTGATATCGTAAAAGTTTTCTTATTGGAAAACACACCATTAGAAGTTATCATGGTTAGTATGCTGGTATTAACCGTTTATCTTGTGCAAAATGGGATTAATCCCATTGCAAGAATATGTGAGGCTTTCTTTCCTATTGTAATTATTTCGATTTCCATACTTTTTTTATTATCTTTGCAGAATTTGGATATAAAGGAACTTTATTCGTTTTGGCAGATAGATTTGTTTGATTTAGTAAAGGCAGTACCAGTTACCCTGCTATCATACTTAGGGTTTGAAGTACTGCTGTTTGCGGGGGCTTTCATGGCCGAACCCCAGAAAACAATAAAGTATGGAATAATTGGAATATCAATACCTGTATTGCTATATGTGGCAACTGTAGCCATATGTATTGGTGTTTTTTCAATTGATGTATTAAAGTATCTGATGTATCCTACATTGGAAATGGCAAAATCTATTATTTTTCCGGGTGCTTTTGCAGAAAGGGTAGATGTATTTTTTGCTATATTTTGGATATTAGCCGTTTTTACCACTGTTTCAATATATTATTATCTTGCCGCATATAATGTGACAAAATTAATAGGGCTAAAAAATTACAGACCTTTTTGTTATATGCTTCTACCGATAATATATTTTATATCTCTAGTCCCTCAAAACATATATCAGTCCAGTCTTTTTAGCATATGGGCATCTTATTTTGGAGGAGTTGTAATAGCATTTATTTCCGGATTGCTCCTTATTGCAGCACTCATTCGAAAAAAAGGAGGGACAAAGAATGAGGAAGTGTAG
- a CDS encoding endonuclease/exonuclease/phosphatase family protein, with translation MLVNQDKFREMGTIITKLISRLTTVPYDCKKSAAFIPILFIILLFLTSCTAVKKEIEVLPVKNIPIVQAKSAAMPVPVAAREKTLKLMTYNIRHGVGIDNKLDLGRVIDTIKRAGPDIIALNEVDHLMLRSQMQKQDQMIAESLGYNVVYGYTISRGSKYGNALVTKYPVKSSTNHQLPGDRTTEPRGLIEAELDIDGKTIKVMVTHLSTQDQERPRQVEFIEKKLKETKGPKILMGDFNARPLSDEVRRISKVMKDSAGKEYNTFPANKPNVRIDYIFVSDEIDIKSSKPIESQASDHMPVVAEVVLNGDELKESR, from the coding sequence GTGCTAGTTAATCAAGATAAGTTTAGGGAGATGGGAACCATTATTACTAAATTAATATCCAGACTAACAACTGTACCATATGACTGTAAAAAGAGTGCTGCTTTTATCCCTATCCTGTTCATTATACTCTTATTTCTAACATCTTGTACGGCCGTAAAAAAAGAGATAGAAGTTCTACCGGTTAAAAATATACCTATTGTACAAGCGAAGTCTGCTGCGATGCCTGTTCCTGTTGCAGCGAGAGAAAAAACATTAAAGCTTATGACTTATAATATAAGACATGGTGTAGGTATTGATAATAAATTAGACCTGGGAAGAGTAATCGATACTATAAAAAGAGCTGGCCCTGATATTATTGCGTTAAACGAGGTAGATCACCTAATGCTGCGCTCTCAAATGCAAAAACAGGATCAAATGATTGCTGAAAGTTTAGGATATAACGTAGTGTATGGATATACTATAAGCAGGGGCAGCAAATATGGAAATGCCCTTGTAACAAAGTATCCTGTAAAATCCTCAACCAACCACCAACTGCCGGGCGATAGGACGACAGAACCTAGAGGTTTAATTGAAGCGGAATTAGATATTGATGGGAAGACTATCAAGGTAATGGTTACACATTTATCTACCCAAGATCAGGAACGCCCCAGGCAGGTAGAATTTATAGAAAAAAAACTGAAAGAAACAAAGGGTCCTAAAATATTGATGGGGGATTTTAATGCTCGGCCATTGTCTGATGAAGTCAGAAGGATTTCTAAAGTGATGAAAGATTCTGCTGGTAAAGAATATAATACATTTCCTGCAAATAAACCAAATGTAAGAATAGATTATATTTTCGTATCAGATGAAATAGATATAAAAAGCAGCAAGCCTATCGAAAGCCAGGCTTCAGATCATATGCCTGTAGTAGCGGAAGTGGTATTAAATGGTGATGAGTTGAAAGAATCAAGATAA